GCCGTTCAGGGCCACCCGCCCACCGTGGCACAGGCTGTTGGCCAGCGTCCTTCGCCGGACGAGCCGGCTCAACTGCAGGAACTTATCGAGCCGCACGCCACATCGCGAGCACCTCATCGGCTGGGAGCTCGCGGAGATCTCGGCCCTGGGCCCGGGCGGACGCCTCCAGCCGCATGAACCGGTCGCGGAACTTGGCGCACGCGT
Above is a window of bacterium DNA encoding:
- a CDS encoding MazG nucleotide pyrophosphohydrolase domain-containing protein, translated to AGEKGGADTAEELGDLLFTVANLSRYLHLDGEQALRDACAKFRDRFMRLEASARAQGRDLRELPADEVLAMWRAAR